Below is a window of bacterium DNA.
GTCCCCGAACCGGGCCGCGAAGACGGCCACGGCCAGGCCGACGGCCACCAATCCGGCCACGAGTAGGTAGCGCCCGCGAGAGCTCATCCGCCAACCTCCGCCTGCCGCCGGGCTTCGGCGATCCTGTCCTCGATCGCCCCCCGGATCCCCTCGGGAAGGTTCTCCTCCTCCAGCAGGGGTTCCAGGTGTTCCAGCGCGCCGGCGGCGTCCCCCTCGGCGAGAAGCAGCAACCCGAGAAACAGGTGCGCCTCCGCGTAGCCGTCATCCACCGCCAGGGCTTCGTCCAGGTAGGACCGGGCGATGCCGGCATTGCCGGACTCGAAGGTCATCCAACCGACCCTCGCCAGGGCACGGGAACGGCGGGTGCGGTCGAGGTCACCGTCCAGAGCGCCCAGGTAGTGGGGGAGGGCGTTCGAGAACTCCCCGGCCTCGAAATACCGGTCGGCCAGGCTGAGCCGCATGGCGGCGATCTCCGGCACGTCGGGGTTGGCGGCGATGACCGCCTCCATCTGGTCGTTGGTCACCTCGGAAAGGTCTACCGGCGTCTCCGAGTAGCCGGTCACGAACCCGCCCTCCCTGGGCCGGATTGCTAAGTAGGCGGTCACCGACACGACTATCACGGCGCCGATCAGGAGCAACGTCCCCGCCAGGCGCCGCCCGGATCGGCCCGGCCCCGCCGGCTCAGGGTCTCCGTCCTCCGTCCCGGCCTCGACGGAGTCAAGCTCCTGCCGGTACCGCTCGATCAGCCGCCGGGCGGTGACGGCGTCGAGCTCCTCGTCGGCCAGTTGCCGGCGCACGTCGCGGATGTCCGCCTCGATCAGGGCCCGCCGCCGGCTCACCGGCGGCCCGTCACCCATCGGCAGGCTCCGGTCGTCGGATCAGGCGCCGGAAGGCCAGCCAGGCGCCGACCGCGGCCACGCCGGCCGGCAGCACCCAGAGCAGCACCGTGGTGCCCGAGAAGCGGGGATCCAGCCG
It encodes the following:
- a CDS encoding tetratricopeptide repeat protein is translated as MGDGPPVSRRRALIEADIRDVRRQLADEELDAVTARRLIERYRQELDSVEAGTEDGDPEPAGPGRSGRRLAGTLLLIGAVIVVSVTAYLAIRPREGGFVTGYSETPVDLSEVTNDQMEAVIAANPDVPEIAAMRLSLADRYFEAGEFSNALPHYLGALDGDLDRTRRSRALARVGWMTFESGNAGIARSYLDEALAVDDGYAEAHLFLGLLLLAEGDAAGALEHLEPLLEEENLPEGIRGAIEDRIAEARRQAEVGG